Proteins from a single region of Paenibacillus sp. BIHB 4019:
- a CDS encoding stage VI sporulation protein F encodes MSYQKYGIRPQLVERIKGKLKNPLLKDRVRLLLANVTKFDLQDRVKVRKLVKSTASILQEPLTDTQEEQIVAFVLAQKIDPNNTFHLLKLWGMFR; translated from the coding sequence TTGAGCTACCAAAAGTACGGTATTCGCCCGCAATTGGTCGAACGTATTAAAGGAAAGCTGAAAAATCCGCTTTTGAAGGATCGCGTGCGCCTGCTGCTCGCTAATGTCACTAAATTCGACCTGCAGGATCGCGTCAAAGTTAGAAAGCTGGTGAAATCAACTGCTAGCATCTTGCAGGAGCCGCTTACGGATACGCAGGAGGAGCAGATCGTCGCGTTCGTTCTCGCCCAGAAGATCGACCCCAACAATACGTTTCACTTGCTCAAGCTTTGGGGCATGTTTCGCTGA
- a CDS encoding DegV family protein yields MGNIHIITDSTSDIPAERCAELGIQVIPLKVLFGEETYLDGVTIGKEQFYEKLIASPVLPTTSQPSPAEFLEVYERILHDDPQAIIISIHLASVLSGTYQSGVIAKSMLDEQADVTVIDSKSASYGYGIQVVTAARMAHEGASKEAILAEVTRLQQELSLYFLVGSLEFLQKGGRIGKAAALFGSILNIKPILSLDQEGTVQSVDKVRGTKKAMQRIMEMLDKDFGTDRVGATIGWTHGEQTAKELAALLRDKPNVAFIDFITIGATVGTHVGPDTSAVFMYKV; encoded by the coding sequence ATGGGGAACATTCATATTATTACCGACAGCACTTCCGATATTCCGGCTGAACGATGTGCAGAGCTTGGCATTCAGGTTATTCCACTGAAGGTGCTGTTCGGTGAAGAAACCTATTTGGATGGCGTGACAATTGGGAAAGAGCAGTTTTATGAAAAGCTGATAGCTTCTCCTGTTCTTCCGACAACCTCACAGCCGTCTCCGGCGGAGTTTCTTGAAGTATATGAACGGATTTTGCACGATGATCCGCAAGCGATTATTATTTCTATTCATTTGGCTTCTGTACTCAGCGGCACTTATCAGTCCGGTGTCATAGCTAAGTCGATGCTGGATGAGCAGGCGGACGTAACGGTCATTGACTCCAAGTCGGCTTCGTATGGCTATGGCATTCAGGTGGTGACGGCAGCACGGATGGCTCACGAAGGCGCCTCTAAAGAGGCGATTTTGGCAGAGGTGACTCGTCTTCAACAAGAGCTCAGCCTTTATTTTCTGGTTGGATCGCTGGAATTTCTGCAGAAGGGCGGCCGAATCGGCAAGGCTGCGGCGTTGTTTGGCTCGATTTTAAATATTAAGCCGATTCTTTCGCTGGACCAGGAAGGTACGGTTCAGTCTGTCGATAAAGTGCGCGGTACGAAAAAAGCGATGCAGCGCATCATGGAAATGCTCGACAAGGATTTTGGCACTGATCGCGTCGGGGCAACGATTGGCTGGACGCACGGGGAGCAGACGGCGAAAGAGCTTGCAGCGCTGCTGAGAGACAAGCCTAATGTGGCATTCATTGATTTTATAACGATTGGTGCGACGGTTGGCACTCATGTGGGTCCTGATACATCGGCCGTATTTATGTATAAAGTGTGA
- a CDS encoding DAK2 domain-containing protein, with protein MAVLGAELLNQNVDKVNALNVFPVPDGDTGTNMNLTIASGIRELRSKPSDHLGKATEVLSKGLLMGARGNSGVILSQLFRGFSKGLVNAEQAGPQQIAAALQHGVDLAYKAVVKPVEGTILTVAKEAAKHAVAYARRTNDVTELMKEVYDKANETLQRTPDMLPVLKQVGVVDSGGQGLVLIYEGFVRYLVEGEGSYESYSLLSEAAPPEEVSIPRAQPASAPLKTTNFAAQSRLETADIEFFYDMEFFINRKPGGKAAPFFDEYAFKKALGKDGDSILVIAEEDIIKVHVHSRRPGDVLNLALPYGELTNLHILNMRDQHRELLEEEAAIPSYAVLPDYALTGSISSPELLAGTSGAVVPPGQVHELAPFGIIAVALGEGISNIFLDNEVDIVLSGGQTMNPSTEDFVKAIESLVADHIYLLPNNGNIILAAEQAAELSERKVTVIPTKTIPQGLAAVLAFKEDETVSRNTDWMKNAAGQVVSGQVTHAVRDTTIDGVSIREGDFIGIKEKSIVAAHADLAETCRLLIAELMADGGELITVLTGAEAKAEHTEALEAWVAEAYPDAELEVQEGGQPLYPYLFAVE; from the coding sequence ATGGCCGTGCTGGGCGCTGAGTTGTTAAATCAAAATGTCGACAAGGTAAATGCGTTGAATGTTTTCCCTGTGCCTGATGGCGATACGGGAACGAATATGAATTTGACGATTGCCTCGGGCATTCGTGAGCTGCGCAGCAAGCCGTCCGACCACTTGGGCAAAGCGACGGAAGTATTGTCTAAAGGGCTTCTGATGGGAGCTAGAGGCAATTCCGGCGTTATTTTGTCACAGCTGTTCCGTGGTTTTTCCAAGGGGCTTGTAAATGCTGAGCAAGCAGGCCCCCAGCAGATTGCAGCGGCTTTGCAGCACGGTGTTGATCTTGCTTATAAAGCTGTTGTAAAGCCTGTGGAAGGAACGATATTGACGGTAGCGAAGGAAGCTGCGAAGCATGCCGTTGCTTATGCACGCCGTACGAATGATGTCACTGAACTGATGAAAGAGGTTTACGATAAAGCCAATGAAACGCTTCAACGTACGCCAGATATGCTCCCTGTGCTTAAGCAGGTTGGCGTTGTTGATTCTGGCGGTCAAGGACTAGTGCTTATTTATGAAGGGTTCGTGCGCTATTTAGTTGAAGGCGAAGGGTCGTATGAAAGCTATTCGCTGTTATCTGAAGCGGCGCCGCCTGAAGAAGTAAGCATTCCAAGGGCACAACCAGCTTCCGCTCCGCTTAAGACGACGAATTTTGCTGCACAATCCCGTCTGGAGACGGCGGATATTGAATTTTTCTATGACATGGAGTTTTTTATAAATCGCAAGCCTGGGGGCAAAGCTGCGCCGTTTTTTGATGAATACGCTTTCAAGAAAGCGCTTGGCAAAGATGGAGATTCCATTCTCGTCATCGCCGAGGAAGATATCATTAAAGTTCATGTGCATTCCCGCAGGCCGGGTGATGTGCTGAATTTGGCGCTGCCGTATGGCGAGCTGACGAATCTGCATATTTTGAATATGCGTGATCAGCACCGCGAGCTTCTAGAGGAGGAAGCAGCGATTCCATCCTACGCGGTACTGCCTGATTATGCGCTGACGGGAAGCATTTCCTCGCCAGAGCTGCTGGCGGGAACGTCGGGGGCGGTTGTGCCGCCTGGACAAGTTCATGAGCTGGCGCCATTCGGCATCATTGCTGTAGCGCTGGGCGAAGGCATTTCGAACATTTTTCTGGATAATGAAGTGGATATTGTGCTGTCCGGCGGGCAGACGATGAACCCAAGCACGGAAGATTTCGTCAAGGCGATTGAATCGCTCGTCGCGGATCATATTTATTTGCTGCCGAATAACGGCAATATCATTCTTGCTGCTGAACAGGCGGCGGAGCTTAGTGAGCGCAAGGTGACGGTTATCCCGACAAAAACGATTCCGCAGGGGCTTGCAGCGGTACTGGCTTTCAAAGAGGATGAGACCGTCTCGCGCAATACGGATTGGATGAAAAATGCTGCTGGTCAAGTCGTTTCCGGCCAAGTGACGCACGCGGTTCGCGACACGACGATCGATGGCGTGAGCATTCGCGAAGGCGATTTTATCGGCATTAAGGAGAAGTCCATTGTTGCGGCACATGCAGATTTGGCCGAGACTTGCCGTCTGCTCATAGCCGAGCTTATGGCTGACGGCGGCGAGCTCATTACGGTGCTGACCGGAGCAGAGGCGAAGGCTGAACATACGGAAGCGCTGGAAGCATGGGTGGCAGAGGCCTATCCGGATGCAGAGCTTGAAGTTCAAGAGGGCGGACAGCCGCTTTATCCCTATTTGTTCGCAGTGGAATAA
- the spoVM gene encoding stage V sporulation protein SpoVM: protein MKFYTIKLPKFLGGFVKAILNTFQKS, encoded by the coding sequence ATGAAATTTTACACGATCAAGCTGCCGAAATTTTTGGGCGGGTTCGTAAAGGCGATTTTGAATACCTTCCAAAAAAGTTAG
- a CDS encoding DUF2515 domain-containing protein, which yields MGGAVGKLGSGFRAWLRRCIQLPADAWLYAVGKWHSFGESQKMAAAARPLVMQPAIVAKLAASWTLLEREQEAGGSNASPNASPNANSHVNSPMNSTVAAGQAEYELLAAIRADAVHLNRNNVTRTEAYLAIYERRPELHWALLAHLVSRNGGWNMTDLQGEWLPYLLGRSAREAVFRFLERANALIFQDAFPQLLLYEASCRAGRPLFYLLPQLGVSRFMVPVWQTFWESGDSAILTVALIVNEQNYIEKRIVQHPFFRKEVLDTVFFGLQSLLQLNAVVFCYRSGGEEMKLAGLILENFDNLKERIEFGKRLYALLFSVPEVHGGAIAFARAIRHTGSRADYAPHLFAAVRRDPPKKPYRERLSGRRLAPGAAPLFSPKLSSVWPDRAVEAPESGDWFQQAAQVLPYFQKLPLPHSFEMTNEYSLLLNKIELAVLASQQWKP from the coding sequence ATGGGAGGCGCAGTTGGAAAGCTTGGGAGCGGTTTTAGGGCGTGGCTGCGGCGTTGCATCCAGCTGCCGGCAGACGCATGGCTGTATGCGGTTGGCAAATGGCATAGCTTTGGCGAGTCGCAAAAAATGGCTGCTGCGGCGCGCCCTCTTGTGATGCAGCCTGCAATCGTTGCCAAGCTTGCGGCCTCATGGACGCTGCTTGAGCGGGAGCAGGAAGCAGGCGGCTCCAATGCCAGCCCAAATGCGAGTCCCAATGCCAACTCCCATGTTAACTCTCCTATGAACAGTACTGTCGCTGCCGGCCAAGCCGAGTATGAGCTGCTTGCAGCGATTCGAGCAGACGCCGTTCATTTGAATCGCAACAATGTGACGAGAACGGAAGCTTATTTGGCGATCTATGAACGCAGGCCCGAGCTGCACTGGGCGCTGCTGGCGCATTTGGTATCGCGCAATGGCGGCTGGAATATGACCGATTTACAAGGAGAGTGGCTGCCGTATTTGCTCGGCCGTTCCGCCCGCGAGGCTGTATTCCGCTTTTTAGAGCGCGCGAATGCGTTGATTTTTCAGGATGCTTTTCCGCAGCTGCTGCTGTATGAGGCGAGCTGCAGAGCTGGGCGTCCGTTGTTTTATTTACTGCCACAGCTTGGTGTTTCACGCTTTATGGTACCGGTCTGGCAAACATTTTGGGAGAGCGGCGATTCCGCTATTTTGACGGTTGCGCTGATCGTGAATGAGCAAAATTACATTGAAAAGCGAATTGTACAGCATCCCTTTTTCCGCAAGGAGGTGCTGGATACGGTGTTTTTTGGCTTGCAGTCGTTATTGCAGCTTAATGCGGTTGTGTTTTGTTATCGCTCCGGGGGTGAAGAGATGAAGCTGGCGGGGCTCATTTTGGAAAACTTCGACAATCTGAAAGAACGAATTGAGTTCGGCAAACGGCTGTATGCGCTGCTGTTCAGTGTGCCGGAGGTGCATGGCGGCGCCATTGCTTTCGCGCGGGCCATTCGTCACACGGGTTCACGTGCGGATTATGCCCCTCATTTGTTTGCAGCAGTTAGGCGTGATCCGCCAAAGAAGCCTTACAGGGAGCGGCTATCGGGGAGACGGCTGGCGCCGGGTGCGGCTCCTCTATTCAGTCCGAAGCTGAGCAGCGTCTGGCCGGATCGAGCAGTTGAGGCGCCTGAGTCTGGCGATTGGTTCCAGCAGGCTGCGCAGGTGCTTCCTTATTTTCAAAAACTGCCGCTGCCGCATTCCTTTGAAATGACCAATGAATACAGCCTGCTGCTGAATAAAATTGAACTGGCTGTGCTGGCTTCACAGCAGTGGAAGCCATGA
- a CDS encoding Asp23/Gls24 family envelope stress response protein, producing the protein MPLALSTELGQIFITEECIAVMAGSAALDCYGLVGMASRKQLKDGIAELLGRDNLARGVEVRREQDKLYIDLYIIVSYGTKISEVAHNIQTKVKYVMSDVIGLNVDQVHIFVQDVRVST; encoded by the coding sequence ATGCCACTTGCGCTCAGCACTGAACTTGGCCAAATTTTCATAACAGAGGAATGCATTGCCGTCATGGCAGGTTCCGCCGCGCTGGATTGTTATGGGCTTGTCGGGATGGCTTCTCGCAAACAATTAAAGGACGGCATTGCTGAGCTTCTGGGCAGAGACAATCTGGCCCGCGGCGTTGAAGTTCGCAGAGAACAGGATAAACTTTATATTGACTTGTATATTATTGTGAGCTACGGCACGAAAATTTCAGAAGTAGCGCATAATATTCAGACGAAAGTAAAATATGTGATGAGCGATGTTATTGGTCTTAACGTGGACCAGGTCCATATATTTGTGCAGGATGTTAGGGTATCTACATAG
- the rpe gene encoding ribulose-phosphate 3-epimerase, protein MTIIAPSILSADFSRLGAEISGIEQAGADWIHVDVMDGQFVPNLTFGPPVIAAVRPATKLPFDVHLMIERPELSIANYAAAGADRITVHAESCVHLHRTIYQIKELGLPAGVAINPGTPVSVLESVLGDLDLILVMTVNPGFGGQKFIPYSLNKLRQIRSMLMERELQHVHVQVDGGINEETAKLVTEAGANVLVAGNAVFAQADRAAAISVLR, encoded by the coding sequence ATGACTATAATAGCACCCTCTATTTTATCGGCTGATTTCAGCCGGCTCGGAGCAGAAATTTCAGGTATTGAGCAGGCAGGAGCGGACTGGATTCATGTAGATGTCATGGATGGACAGTTCGTCCCGAACTTAACCTTCGGTCCTCCTGTCATTGCGGCTGTAAGGCCGGCAACGAAGCTGCCTTTTGATGTGCATCTAATGATTGAGCGTCCGGAGCTGTCAATCGCGAATTATGCAGCTGCTGGTGCTGATCGAATTACCGTACATGCAGAATCATGTGTGCATTTGCACCGTACGATTTATCAAATTAAGGAGCTTGGCCTTCCGGCAGGGGTAGCTATTAATCCAGGGACTCCCGTATCTGTGCTGGAATCTGTGCTGGGCGATTTGGATCTCATATTGGTCATGACGGTAAATCCGGGCTTTGGCGGACAAAAGTTTATCCCTTATTCTCTTAACAAGCTGCGTCAAATTCGCAGCATGCTTATGGAGCGCGAGCTGCAGCATGTGCATGTGCAGGTGGATGGCGGCATCAATGAAGAAACGGCTAAGCTTGTGACGGAGGCGGGCGCGAATGTACTCGTTGCCGGCAATGCGGTATTTGCCCAAGCCGATCGTGCGGCTGCTATATCCGTTTTACGCTAG
- the recG gene encoding ATP-dependent DNA helicase RecG, with protein sequence MTLEQYSVRQIKGVSAPKEQELHAFGVHTVADLLDYFPFRYEDYRVRALADVKDGDKATVQGVVRGMPVLQRYGKNKSRLTCKIEIDFLLVTAVWFNRHFLRDQLTPGRTIILTGKWEQHRQQMTVSESEFPEGAGSAKSGTLQPVYSVGGAITQPWMRKTIKQALQQYGAMIEEVLPFELMERHQLIPRRDAVLHIHEPGDIREGLEARRRMVYEELFLFQLKLQAYRMLSRKRGDGIAHLIEAETIRQFAATLPFELTDGQKKVVNELLVDMRQPASMNRLLQGDVGSGKTVVAAIALYGAVKSGHQGALMVPTEILAEQHMRSLTKLFEGMDIEVGLLTGSMTERRRRDVFAGLQMGLIDIVVGTHALIQETVFFRSLGLVVVDEQHRFGVNQRSVLRRKGMNPDVLTMTATPIPRTLAITAFGDMDVSTIRERPHGRKPIKSYWVKHSMMDRVLGFIRREVGEGRQAYMICPLIEESEKLDVQNAIDQYMQVQQAFPDLKIGLLHGRLSAAEKEQVMSSFGANELHVLVATTVVEVGVDVPNATLMIVMDAERFGLSQLHQLRGRVGRGAHQSYCVLVADPKSETGRERMKVMTETDDGFEVARRDLEIRGPGDFFGTKQSGLPEFRVADMAADFEVLEMARDDAAELCARDDFWDNPAYARIQAKLNRDQLFQGEQLD encoded by the coding sequence ATGACGCTGGAGCAATATTCCGTCCGGCAAATTAAAGGCGTGAGCGCTCCCAAGGAGCAAGAGCTTCACGCCTTTGGCGTTCATACCGTTGCCGATTTGCTGGACTATTTTCCGTTTCGTTATGAGGATTATCGCGTTCGCGCGCTAGCGGATGTCAAGGATGGAGACAAAGCTACCGTGCAAGGAGTTGTGCGGGGCATGCCTGTGCTGCAGCGTTACGGGAAAAATAAATCGCGGCTCACTTGTAAAATAGAGATCGATTTTTTGCTCGTTACGGCGGTATGGTTTAACCGCCATTTTCTAAGGGACCAGCTGACGCCTGGCCGTACGATTATTTTGACGGGCAAGTGGGAGCAGCATCGCCAGCAGATGACCGTCTCGGAGTCCGAGTTTCCGGAAGGGGCTGGCTCTGCCAAATCAGGGACGCTGCAGCCGGTGTATTCCGTCGGCGGGGCGATTACGCAGCCATGGATGCGCAAGACGATTAAGCAGGCTTTGCAGCAATATGGCGCGATGATTGAAGAGGTGCTGCCGTTTGAGCTTATGGAGCGGCACCAGCTCATTCCCCGCCGTGATGCGGTGCTGCACATTCACGAGCCGGGCGATATACGCGAAGGTCTCGAAGCGCGGCGGCGGATGGTTTATGAGGAGCTGTTTCTATTTCAGCTGAAATTGCAGGCGTACCGTATGCTCAGCCGCAAGCGGGGCGATGGCATCGCTCATTTGATTGAAGCGGAGACGATTAGGCAATTCGCGGCTACGCTGCCATTTGAGTTGACGGATGGGCAGAAGAAGGTCGTAAATGAGCTTTTGGTCGACATGCGCCAGCCTGCGAGCATGAATCGGCTGCTCCAAGGCGACGTCGGCTCGGGTAAAACGGTCGTTGCCGCCATTGCGCTGTATGGGGCAGTGAAGTCCGGCCATCAAGGCGCGCTGATGGTTCCGACGGAAATATTGGCGGAGCAGCATATGCGTTCCTTGACGAAGCTGTTCGAGGGCATGGATATAGAGGTAGGACTGCTGACGGGCAGCATGACGGAGCGCCGCCGCCGCGATGTATTCGCTGGCCTTCAGATGGGCCTGATCGATATTGTCGTCGGCACGCATGCGCTTATTCAGGAGACGGTCTTTTTCCGCAGTCTCGGTCTGGTTGTAGTGGACGAGCAGCATCGCTTTGGCGTAAATCAGCGCAGCGTCTTGCGGCGCAAAGGAATGAATCCCGATGTGCTGACGATGACGGCGACGCCGATTCCCCGAACATTGGCGATTACTGCTTTCGGGGATATGGATGTATCGACGATTCGCGAGCGTCCGCATGGGCGCAAGCCGATTAAGTCGTATTGGGTCAAGCATAGCATGATGGACCGCGTGCTTGGCTTTATCCGCCGCGAGGTAGGAGAGGGCAGACAAGCCTATATGATATGCCCGCTTATCGAGGAGTCGGAGAAGCTGGATGTGCAAAATGCCATCGACCAGTATATGCAGGTTCAGCAAGCTTTTCCCGATCTGAAAATCGGCCTGCTGCATGGGCGCTTAAGCGCGGCTGAGAAAGAGCAGGTCATGAGCTCTTTCGGTGCGAACGAGCTGCATGTACTCGTGGCTACGACCGTAGTGGAGGTTGGCGTCGATGTTCCGAATGCGACGCTGATGATCGTCATGGATGCCGAGCGGTTCGGCTTGTCGCAGCTGCATCAGCTGCGGGGCCGGGTTGGCCGTGGAGCCCATCAATCTTATTGCGTGCTGGTCGCCGATCCAAAGTCGGAGACAGGGCGCGAGCGCATGAAGGTCATGACGGAAACGGATGACGGCTTCGAGGTAGCGCGCCGGGATTTGGAAATCCGGGGGCCGGGCGATTTTTTCGGAACGAAGCAGAGCGGCTTGCCGGAATTTCGTGTTGCGGACATGGCGGCGGACTTTGAGGTGCTGGAAATGGCGCGGGATGATGCGGCTGAGCTGTGCGCCCGCGATGATTTTTGGGATAATCCAGCTTATGCAAGAATACAGGCTAAGCTGAATCGAGATCAACTTTTTCAAGGAGAACAGCTCGATTAG
- the rpmB gene encoding 50S ribosomal protein L28, producing MSRKCFLTGKSPGTGNNVSHANNKNRRSWGVNVQKVRILVDGKPKRVYVSARALKSGKVTRV from the coding sequence ATGTCCCGCAAATGTTTTCTAACAGGCAAAAGCCCTGGTACAGGCAATAACGTTTCCCACGCTAACAACAAAAACCGTCGTTCTTGGGGAGTAAACGTTCAGAAAGTTCGCATTCTAGTTGACGGTAAACCGAAACGTGTTTATGTCAGCGCGCGCGCTCTGAAATCCGGCAAAGTAACTCGCGTATAA
- the rsgA gene encoding ribosome small subunit-dependent GTPase A, translating to MSSSHNHASLELRGRIVKALSGYYYVLPDDAESQDATVQCRGRGVLKNKGITPLVGDEVVYSLTENGEGTVERVLPRSSELIRPPVANIDVAMLVFSVTEPALNLTLLDKFLVHIEHAEIEAVLCLSKQDLEHDGEETEAAAEAAASVNRIYSAIGYEIYGTSSRQGKGIEELQKRLQGHLAVFAGQSGVGKSSLLNAIVPGLQLETNAISNRLGRGKHTTRHVELIEIGGGYVADTPGFSQLDFTELGIEDLGYCFREIRALSPDCKFRGCTHVQEPGCAVLAALAEGKIEPSRHENYLQFLNEMKDKKRRY from the coding sequence ATGAGCAGCAGCCATAATCACGCATCTCTTGAGCTTCGCGGACGCATTGTAAAGGCGCTTAGCGGATATTATTATGTACTGCCTGATGATGCTGAATCTCAGGATGCAACGGTACAATGCCGCGGGCGCGGCGTTTTGAAAAACAAAGGAATTACGCCATTAGTCGGCGACGAAGTTGTGTATAGCTTGACGGAGAACGGCGAGGGAACGGTAGAGCGGGTTTTGCCCCGCTCATCCGAGCTTATACGCCCTCCGGTAGCCAATATTGATGTGGCGATGCTGGTGTTTTCCGTAACGGAGCCAGCGCTCAATTTGACGCTGCTCGATAAGTTTCTTGTACATATCGAGCATGCGGAAATAGAAGCGGTGCTTTGCCTCAGCAAGCAGGATTTGGAGCATGATGGCGAGGAGACAGAAGCGGCTGCTGAAGCCGCTGCTTCTGTCAACCGCATTTATTCGGCCATTGGCTACGAGATATATGGGACAAGTTCTAGACAAGGCAAGGGCATTGAGGAGCTTCAGAAGCGGCTGCAAGGGCATTTGGCGGTTTTTGCCGGTCAATCGGGCGTAGGGAAATCTTCGCTGCTTAATGCGATTGTTCCGGGGCTGCAGCTTGAGACGAATGCGATCAGCAACCGTCTTGGACGGGGGAAGCATACGACGAGGCATGTGGAGCTGATTGAAATTGGCGGAGGTTACGTAGCCGATACGCCTGGCTTTAGCCAGCTAGATTTCACCGAGCTTGGCATAGAAGATTTAGGCTACTGTTTTCGGGAAATTCGCGCGTTGTCTCCGGATTGCAAATTTCGTGGCTGCACGCATGTGCAGGAGCCAGGCTGCGCCGTTCTTGCTGCTTTGGCAGAAGGGAAAATCGAACCAAGCCGGCATGAAAATTACTTGCAGTTCTTAAATGAAATGAAAGATAAAAAACGGAGGTACTGA